A stretch of the Archangium violaceum genome encodes the following:
- a CDS encoding S1 family peptidase, which produces MIRKLNALSTMTALFAGLAIQGIPMTAAAASADDAELAKVSPEVISTMQRDFGLSEAQVRQRLAVEAAAPRLESRLNKELGEGFGGAWLNEDGSKLIVGVTDEASAERVRLAGAEPRLVTRSLKQLEQIKEELDRGASEADPAIHAWYVDVATNTVVVLADDSAMSKSRVDEFLARADKKDGSILVLPSAERPRPLYDVRGGDAYYPGSSRCSIGFSVTGGFVTAGHCGARGTTTSGSNRVAQGTVQASSFPGNDYAWVKVNANWTPRGVVNRYSGSTTVSVTGSSEAAVGASVCRSGSTTGWRCGTIQAKNSTVNYPQGSVSGLTRTNACAEGGDSGGSWISGSQAQGVTSGGSGNCTSGGTTYFQPVNEILSVYGLRLTTN; this is translated from the coding sequence ATGATCCGTAAGCTCAACGCTCTGTCCACCATGACGGCGCTGTTCGCTGGACTGGCAATCCAAGGCATCCCGATGACCGCCGCGGCGGCCTCCGCGGATGATGCAGAGCTCGCCAAGGTGTCGCCGGAGGTCATCTCCACGATGCAGCGGGACTTCGGCCTCTCCGAGGCGCAGGTCCGTCAGCGTCTGGCCGTCGAGGCGGCGGCTCCCCGCCTCGAGAGCAGGCTGAACAAGGAGTTGGGTGAGGGCTTCGGCGGCGCCTGGCTGAACGAGGATGGCAGCAAGCTCATCGTCGGTGTCACGGATGAGGCCAGCGCCGAGCGCGTTCGTCTCGCTGGCGCCGAGCCGCGGCTGGTAACCCGGAGCCTGAAGCAGCTCGAGCAGATCAAGGAGGAGCTGGACCGCGGCGCCTCCGAGGCCGACCCGGCCATCCACGCCTGGTACGTCGACGTGGCCACGAACACCGTCGTCGTGCTCGCCGATGACTCGGCCATGTCGAAGTCCCGCGTGGATGAGTTCCTCGCCCGCGCCGACAAGAAGGATGGCTCCATCCTCGTGCTCCCCTCGGCCGAGCGGCCCCGCCCGCTGTACGACGTGCGCGGTGGTGATGCCTATTACCCTGGCAGCTCGCGTTGCTCGATTGGCTTCTCCGTGACCGGCGGCTTCGTCACCGCGGGTCACTGTGGCGCCCGCGGCACCACCACCTCCGGCTCCAACCGGGTGGCGCAGGGCACCGTGCAGGCCTCGTCCTTCCCTGGCAATGATTACGCCTGGGTCAAGGTCAACGCCAACTGGACGCCCCGTGGTGTGGTGAACCGCTACAGCGGCAGCACCACCGTGTCCGTCACCGGCTCCTCGGAGGCCGCGGTGGGCGCTTCGGTGTGCCGCTCCGGCTCCACGACGGGTTGGAGGTGTGGCACCATCCAGGCCAAGAACAGCACCGTCAACTACCCCCAGGGTTCGGTCTCGGGTCTCACCCGGACCAACGCCTGCGCCGAGGGTGGTGACTCGGGCGGCTCGTGGATCTCCGGCAGCCAGGCGCAGGGCGTGACGTCCGGCGGCTCGGGCAACTGCACCTCGGGCGGCACGACGTACTTCCAGCCGGTCAATGAGATCCTGAGCGTCTACGGTCTGCGCCTCACGACCAACTGA
- a CDS encoding potassium channel family protein, whose amino-acid sequence MMRRTYVVVGLGQFGEHVARRLSEAGGEVLAVDRSLERVEALKDVVAQAVRADCTSEEALRVLGVGKAEVAVVALGEEDFEAAVLGTAVLKGLGVKTVVARSSNRQRGKILALAGATRVVYPEAEMGDQLARLLLHSSMQSSTELPNGYALAELRVPEHAAGKSLQELRLRQTHGLNVIAIQHRGVVNEPIPEAMLHAGDVLLLAGKGERVAALARLWDPGR is encoded by the coding sequence ATGATGCGCAGGACGTACGTGGTGGTGGGCCTGGGGCAGTTCGGCGAGCACGTGGCACGGCGCCTCTCCGAGGCCGGCGGCGAGGTGCTGGCCGTGGATCGCTCGCTCGAGCGCGTGGAGGCCCTCAAGGACGTGGTGGCCCAGGCGGTGCGCGCGGACTGCACCTCGGAGGAGGCCCTGCGCGTGCTCGGGGTGGGCAAGGCCGAGGTGGCCGTGGTGGCCCTGGGCGAGGAGGACTTCGAGGCCGCCGTGCTGGGCACCGCGGTGCTCAAGGGGCTCGGGGTGAAGACGGTGGTGGCGCGCTCCTCCAACCGGCAGCGGGGAAAGATTCTCGCGCTCGCGGGCGCCACCCGCGTGGTGTACCCGGAGGCGGAGATGGGAGATCAGCTCGCCCGCCTGCTGCTGCACTCGAGCATGCAGTCGAGCACCGAGCTGCCCAACGGCTACGCGCTCGCCGAACTGCGCGTCCCCGAGCACGCCGCGGGCAAGAGCCTGCAGGAGCTGCGGCTGCGGCAGACGCACGGGCTGAACGTCATCGCCATCCAGCACCGGGGCGTGGTGAACGAGCCCATCCCCGAGGCCATGCTCCACGCGGGAGATGTGCTCCTGCTGGCGGGCAAGGGCGAGCGGGTGGCCGCGCTCGCGCGACTGTGGGACCCGGGCCGCTAG
- a CDS encoding SDR family oxidoreductase, whose protein sequence is MAGKILIIGATGAVGRELLAKLETSGEEVLAATREPARAASGVRTRARFVAFDLERPETFTPALDGVDRVFLIARPGDEHSDRLALPLIDEMKRRGVQHVVDLSAMGAELRSGFALRKVELYLEDSGIGFTHLRPNWFMQVFSSGTLLSGLRATGEIRIPAGHAKISYIDARDIASVAALALTGPGHRGKAYTLTGDEAFDTAEVAQLLSHAAQRPLRYVPLGEDEARSALRGAGFPDEWIERLIHFYRLVREGFCAPVSPDVRTVLGRPALTFARFAQEHASLWATPGPGRS, encoded by the coding sequence ATGGCGGGGAAGATTCTCATCATCGGGGCAACGGGCGCGGTGGGCCGCGAGCTCCTGGCGAAGCTCGAGACGAGCGGAGAGGAGGTGCTCGCCGCCACGCGAGAGCCGGCACGCGCCGCGTCAGGCGTCCGGACGCGGGCCCGCTTCGTCGCGTTCGACCTCGAGCGGCCCGAGACGTTCACCCCGGCCCTGGACGGAGTGGATCGCGTCTTCCTGATCGCCCGGCCCGGAGACGAGCACTCGGATCGGCTCGCCCTCCCCCTCATCGACGAGATGAAGCGGCGGGGCGTCCAGCACGTCGTCGACCTGAGCGCCATGGGCGCCGAGCTGCGGAGCGGCTTCGCGCTGCGGAAGGTGGAGCTGTACCTGGAGGACTCGGGTATCGGGTTCACGCACCTGCGGCCCAATTGGTTCATGCAGGTGTTCAGCTCGGGGACCCTGCTCTCGGGCCTGCGCGCGACCGGCGAAATCCGCATCCCGGCCGGCCACGCGAAGATCTCCTATATCGACGCGCGCGACATCGCGTCCGTCGCCGCCCTGGCGCTGACCGGGCCCGGCCACAGGGGGAAGGCCTACACGCTCACCGGAGACGAGGCGTTCGATACCGCCGAGGTCGCACAGTTGCTCTCGCACGCGGCCCAACGGCCCCTGCGGTACGTTCCCCTCGGCGAGGACGAAGCGCGTTCGGCGCTCCGGGGGGCCGGGTTCCCGGATGAGTGGATCGAGCGGTTGATTCACTTCTACCGCCTCGTCCGCGAGGGGTTCTGCGCTCCCGTCTCACCCGATGTGCGCACGGTGCTCGGACGCCCCGCGCTGACCTTCGCCCGGTTCGCGCAGGAGCATGCCTCGCTCTGGGCCACGCCCGGACCTGGGAGGTCATGA
- a CDS encoding DUF1697 domain-containing protein: protein MIRYVALLRGINVGGNKKVPMARLRELMQGLGYTDVATLLQSGNAVFSSKEKNTARLVKQLEAALAETFGFEVAVVIRTRDELAAAIEANPLPGAEDAPSQFLVTFLSDAPDPKRLREIDPAAYLPDEFRVVGREIYARFPNGIRDSKLATLLGGARWGVTATARNWNTVTKLLELANKHTAPPRG, encoded by the coding sequence ATGATCAGGTACGTCGCCCTGCTGCGCGGTATCAACGTGGGAGGAAACAAGAAGGTTCCGATGGCTCGGCTCCGCGAGCTGATGCAAGGACTCGGTTACACCGACGTCGCGACACTCCTCCAAAGTGGTAACGCCGTTTTCTCGAGCAAGGAGAAAAACACGGCGAGGCTTGTCAAACAGCTCGAGGCCGCCCTTGCCGAGACGTTCGGCTTCGAGGTCGCCGTCGTCATCCGGACGAGGGACGAGCTGGCCGCGGCGATCGAGGCCAATCCCCTCCCGGGTGCCGAGGACGCGCCCTCGCAATTCCTGGTGACGTTCCTGTCCGACGCGCCGGATCCAAAACGGCTCCGGGAGATCGACCCGGCGGCGTACCTGCCAGACGAATTCCGCGTGGTCGGGCGGGAAATCTACGCCCGGTTTCCCAATGGCATCCGGGATTCGAAGCTGGCCACCCTGCTCGGCGGAGCGCGATGGGGAGTCACCGCGACGGCACGCAATTGGAATACCGTCACGAAGCTCCTGGAGCTCGCCAACAAACACACAGCGCCTCCACGTGGATGA
- a CDS encoding TetR/AcrR family transcriptional regulator, with product MAQYLKDAVQEGIASAALKVFALKGYTSATMAEIAKAARISTGNIYRYYENKSVLFDEVVSDDFVRTFTALLRQRVKSLDGVSDVRTLGPTAAFHLASEELLRFCIDHRLRVIVLLGRAQGSRHEEFSERLVQELIQLAVAHFRSLHPGTRVTETTRFNLERIYRNLVGALVDILTRFEEEPLIREAVEGYSRYHLAGLASLLG from the coding sequence ATGGCCCAGTACCTCAAGGATGCAGTCCAGGAAGGCATCGCCTCCGCCGCGCTGAAGGTCTTCGCGCTCAAGGGGTACACGAGCGCGACCATGGCGGAGATCGCCAAGGCCGCGCGCATCTCCACCGGCAACATCTACCGGTACTACGAGAACAAGAGCGTCCTGTTCGACGAGGTGGTCAGCGACGATTTCGTCCGCACCTTCACGGCCCTCCTGCGCCAGAGGGTGAAGTCGCTCGACGGGGTCTCCGACGTCCGGACGCTCGGACCGACGGCCGCCTTCCATCTGGCCTCCGAGGAACTGCTCCGGTTCTGCATCGACCATCGGCTGCGCGTCATCGTGCTGCTGGGACGCGCCCAGGGCTCCCGCCATGAGGAGTTCTCCGAACGGCTGGTCCAGGAGCTCATCCAGCTCGCCGTGGCCCACTTCCGCTCGCTCCATCCCGGCACTCGCGTGACCGAAACGACCCGGTTCAACCTGGAGCGCATCTACCGCAACCTCGTGGGCGCCTTGGTGGACATCCTCACGCGCTTCGAGGAAGAGCCCCTCATCCGAGAGGCCGTCGAGGGTTATTCCAGATACCACCTGGCGGGGCTCGCGAGCCTCTTGGGCTGA
- a CDS encoding DUF7305 domain-containing protein, translating into MPWRFGLLLALVSGGGWSCSLVDPVASLHDPEGDGRSEYCAGQGSTGFVDLAAQTFQHALCTCEGLTVSTPFVTDAFRSSQGPWSPGGRGASIGTNGDFSNAASMQVGGSLQVGGTRGIQAATTLSIAGELRTRGSLEGNGPVSVEEDAHVGGDITLGELTVGGILTLPPERNLSVSGSFQVSELRREPVAPLAPPCPCDAFDGEDIGALVSGHVTDNHNASIGLDPAALDGFSEDRTLELPCGRFYLSRIAGTGSAKLVVRGRSALFVGGDVDVGRRFEVALLEGAELDLFIAGRLFAAERLSLGSARFPSRLRVYVGGPGSFEVPASSLLAGNFHAPEASMDMSEKLELFGALLIGRLASSGEVSIHYDLDVLPPPTLSHPPEG; encoded by the coding sequence ATGCCTTGGCGCTTCGGACTTCTGCTCGCGCTGGTCTCGGGAGGAGGCTGGAGCTGTTCCCTCGTGGATCCGGTGGCCTCGTTGCACGACCCGGAGGGTGATGGCCGGAGCGAGTACTGCGCGGGACAGGGCTCCACCGGGTTCGTGGACCTGGCCGCCCAGACCTTCCAACACGCGCTGTGCACCTGCGAGGGGCTGACGGTCAGCACCCCCTTCGTCACCGATGCCTTCCGGAGCTCCCAGGGCCCCTGGTCTCCCGGGGGAAGAGGCGCGTCCATCGGGACGAATGGAGATTTCTCCAACGCGGCGTCGATGCAGGTGGGAGGCTCGCTCCAGGTAGGAGGCACACGCGGCATCCAGGCCGCCACGACCCTGTCCATCGCGGGCGAGCTGCGAACCCGTGGCTCGCTGGAGGGCAATGGCCCCGTGTCGGTGGAGGAGGACGCGCACGTCGGAGGCGACATCACCCTCGGCGAGCTGACGGTGGGCGGGATCCTGACGCTCCCGCCGGAGCGCAACCTCTCCGTGTCGGGTTCGTTCCAGGTGTCCGAGCTGCGACGCGAGCCCGTGGCCCCCCTTGCGCCTCCGTGCCCATGCGACGCGTTCGACGGCGAGGACATCGGAGCGCTCGTCAGCGGCCACGTCACCGACAACCACAACGCCTCCATCGGGCTCGACCCGGCGGCGCTGGATGGCTTCTCGGAGGACCGCACCCTGGAGCTTCCGTGCGGACGGTTCTATCTGAGCCGCATCGCGGGTACGGGCTCGGCGAAGCTCGTCGTGAGGGGTCGGAGCGCGTTGTTCGTCGGAGGGGATGTGGACGTGGGGCGCCGCTTCGAGGTGGCGCTGCTCGAGGGCGCGGAGTTGGATCTGTTCATCGCGGGCCGGCTGTTCGCGGCGGAGCGGCTCTCGCTGGGCTCGGCCCGCTTTCCCTCGCGCCTGCGCGTCTACGTGGGCGGCCCCGGCTCCTTCGAGGTACCCGCCTCGAGCCTGCTGGCGGGCAACTTCCATGCGCCCGAGGCCAGCATGGACATGAGTGAGAAGCTCGAGCTCTTCGGCGCGCTGCTGATCGGCCGGCTGGCCTCTTCGGGGGAGGTGTCCATCCATTACGACCTGGATGTGCTTCCACCCCCCACCCTCTCCCATCCCCCAGAAGGGTGA
- a CDS encoding family 16 glycosylhydrolase codes for MALNVKKALRSRWMLMAGVGSLLLGASACSPEAALAPETPESLKQPLAAPIGQTIWLKACLTGKFVSADGNLGATAPLVADRAAAAGWELFQIVDAGNGTIALRVSETGKYVSADTNLGGQLVADRTAIGDWERFTWVDFGNGTIGLIAKSTGKYVSTDTNRGANAPLYADRTTAGCWEAFSFGTSGGTGGWKQIWSDEFNGTSVDTSNWSYITNIHVNNEQQQYTTSPNNVQVSNGTLKLIARREWNNGYPFTSGRLESAGKREFRHGAIEARLKMPVGPGLWPAFWLLGNDINQPGVGWPACGELDIMENVGYGDWVSGALHGPGYSGNTPINGRFYPSSPVSNWHTYRTEYSPTDIKWFIDGQLVKTTLKSEVTRYGNWVYDKPMFIILNLAVGGDYPAGVNGASQPYHGVPQSTADLIGQTPQAFEVDWVRVYQWQ; via the coding sequence ATGGCTTTGAACGTCAAGAAGGCACTGCGCAGCCGTTGGATGTTGATGGCCGGAGTTGGAAGCCTGCTGCTGGGAGCTTCCGCCTGCTCGCCCGAGGCAGCGCTCGCTCCGGAAACGCCGGAATCACTGAAGCAGCCCCTGGCGGCCCCCATCGGGCAGACCATCTGGCTGAAGGCCTGTCTGACCGGGAAGTTCGTCTCGGCGGATGGCAACCTCGGAGCGACGGCGCCGCTGGTGGCGGACCGCGCCGCGGCGGCGGGCTGGGAGTTGTTCCAGATCGTCGATGCGGGCAACGGCACCATCGCGCTGCGCGTCAGCGAGACCGGCAAGTACGTGTCTGCCGACACGAACCTCGGAGGCCAGCTCGTCGCCGACCGCACCGCCATCGGTGACTGGGAGCGCTTCACGTGGGTGGACTTCGGCAACGGCACCATCGGCCTGATCGCCAAGAGCACGGGCAAGTACGTGTCGACCGACACGAACCGCGGCGCGAACGCGCCCCTGTACGCGGACCGCACGACCGCCGGCTGCTGGGAGGCGTTCTCCTTCGGAACCTCTGGAGGCACCGGGGGCTGGAAGCAGATCTGGAGTGACGAGTTCAACGGCACCAGCGTGGACACGTCCAACTGGAGCTACATCACCAACATCCACGTCAACAACGAGCAGCAGCAGTACACGACCTCGCCCAACAACGTGCAGGTGAGCAACGGCACGCTGAAGCTCATCGCCCGCCGCGAGTGGAACAACGGCTACCCGTTCACCTCGGGCCGCCTGGAGAGCGCGGGCAAGCGCGAGTTCCGCCACGGCGCCATCGAGGCGCGGCTCAAGATGCCCGTGGGCCCGGGCCTGTGGCCGGCGTTCTGGCTGCTCGGCAACGACATCAACCAGCCGGGGGTGGGTTGGCCGGCGTGCGGCGAGCTCGACATCATGGAGAACGTCGGCTACGGCGATTGGGTCTCCGGCGCCCTGCACGGCCCGGGTTACTCCGGCAACACGCCCATCAACGGCCGGTTCTACCCGAGCTCCCCGGTCAGCAACTGGCACACGTACCGCACCGAGTACTCGCCGACCGACATCAAGTGGTTCATCGACGGCCAGCTGGTCAAGACCACGCTGAAGTCGGAGGTCACCCGGTACGGCAACTGGGTGTACGACAAGCCCATGTTCATCATCCTGAACCTGGCCGTCGGTGGCGACTACCCGGCCGGAGTCAACGGGGCCAGCCAGCCGTACCACGGCGTGCCGCAGTCCACGGCGGACCTCATCGGCCAGACGCCGCAGGCGTTCGAGGTCGACTGGGTGCGCGTCTATCAGTGGCAGTAG
- a CDS encoding GNAT family N-acetyltransferase, whose protein sequence is MFSHKPVIRGAHVVLRPFRQEDIPSLWAMLHEPECMRLTGSRSSFTRESVDAWYSSRGAVSERLDLAVADATTDECQGEVVLNNLSEVNRACGFRICLTGPHAFGRGLGTEATRLMLRHAFETVGMHRVELEVYDFNPRARRVYEKAGFVIEGVRRQSLLWEGAWHDTLVMAVLAPEWAVHRGTPGGLSAAAGLDPTSNPAALPHPTTATDRRAPSRPRTPAASGR, encoded by the coding sequence ATGTTCTCGCACAAGCCCGTCATCCGTGGCGCCCACGTCGTGCTCCGGCCGTTCCGTCAGGAAGACATCCCCTCGCTCTGGGCGATGCTCCATGAGCCGGAGTGCATGCGGCTCACCGGCTCGCGGAGCTCATTCACCCGGGAGTCCGTGGACGCGTGGTACTCGAGCCGGGGGGCGGTGTCGGAGCGCCTCGACCTGGCCGTCGCGGATGCCACCACGGATGAGTGCCAGGGCGAAGTGGTGCTCAACAACCTCTCCGAGGTCAATCGCGCCTGCGGCTTCCGCATCTGCCTCACGGGGCCCCACGCCTTCGGCCGGGGATTGGGGACGGAGGCCACCCGGCTGATGTTGCGGCATGCCTTCGAGACCGTGGGCATGCACCGCGTGGAGCTGGAGGTCTACGACTTCAACCCCCGGGCCCGGCGCGTCTATGAGAAGGCGGGCTTCGTCATCGAGGGCGTCCGGCGGCAGAGCCTCCTCTGGGAGGGCGCCTGGCACGACACCCTCGTCATGGCGGTTCTCGCCCCCGAATGGGCGGTCCACCGTGGAACCCCGGGAGGGCTGAGCGCGGCGGCGGGGCTGGACCCCACCTCCAACCCCGCCGCGTTGCCTCACCCAACTACTGCCACTGATAGACGCGCACCCAGTCGACCTCGAACGCCTGCGGCGTCTGGCCGATGA
- a CDS encoding RNA polymerase sigma factor, translating into MKTHDPKSPGPPSIGPMTALSREGLRAVGSPEDKRIQAVLAGERDAAESLLTELLPRVRNLVRYLLRGDSDVDDIAQEALIAILRGLPTWRREGSFKSWADRVVVRVTFAALKKVRADQQQSGGDVVDLVAVPSEDAPPDDYVFRRDMVKLLDRLSDERRHALVLHYVLGMSVPEMTEELGIPFETVRSRLRLGRGQLRELYEKESSRGGSQE; encoded by the coding sequence ATGAAAACCCATGACCCGAAATCGCCCGGCCCTCCCTCCATCGGGCCGATGACGGCATTGAGCAGGGAGGGACTGCGCGCGGTCGGGTCTCCCGAGGACAAGCGCATCCAGGCGGTATTGGCGGGAGAGCGGGACGCGGCCGAGTCGCTGTTGACGGAGCTGTTGCCACGCGTGCGCAACCTCGTGCGCTACCTGCTGCGCGGGGACTCGGACGTGGACGACATCGCCCAGGAGGCGCTGATCGCCATCCTGCGAGGGCTGCCCACCTGGCGCCGGGAGGGCTCCTTCAAGTCCTGGGCGGACCGGGTGGTGGTGCGGGTCACCTTCGCGGCGCTCAAGAAGGTCCGCGCCGATCAGCAGCAGAGCGGCGGGGACGTGGTGGATCTGGTGGCGGTGCCCTCGGAGGACGCACCGCCGGACGACTACGTCTTCCGGCGTGACATGGTGAAGTTGCTCGACAGGCTGTCCGACGAGCGTCGGCATGCCCTCGTGCTTCATTACGTCCTCGGGATGAGCGTGCCGGAGATGACAGAGGAGCTGGGCATCCCCTTCGAGACGGTGCGCAGCAGGTTGCGTCTGGGAAGGGGCCAGCTCCGGGAGCTTTACGAGAAGGAGTCGAGCCGTGGGGGGAGTCAGGAATGA
- a CDS encoding NAD(P)H-dependent flavin oxidoreductase translates to MPRSNAWSHLASLFGVEHPIIQAPMAGGATTPELVAAVSNAGGLGSTGAAYLKPEDIVKHSRRVRELTDRPFAINLFAPLPPPGEVDPSRMLAVLARYHQELGLAPPQPPASPLPPFEEQVDAIAESGARVFSFTFGIPPAEVLQRLKARGMVLAGTATTVREARLLEAAGVDVVVAQGSEAGGHRGTFAGPFEAALVGTMALVPQVVDAVRLPVVASGGIMDGRGIVAARVLGAGGVQLGTAFLTCPESGIAAVYKAALREARDDMTVVTRAFSGRPARGLANAFTEALADTKELLPYPLQHAATTPLRSAAAARGDSRFIALWSGQAAALSRGKPAAELMRELISESEQLTLQVTER, encoded by the coding sequence ATGCCCCGGTCCAACGCCTGGAGTCACCTCGCGTCGTTGTTCGGAGTCGAGCACCCCATCATCCAGGCGCCCATGGCGGGCGGAGCCACGACGCCGGAGCTCGTCGCCGCCGTGTCGAACGCGGGCGGGCTGGGCTCCACCGGGGCCGCCTACCTGAAGCCAGAGGACATCGTGAAGCACTCGCGCCGCGTCCGCGAGCTCACGGACCGGCCCTTCGCCATCAATCTCTTCGCGCCCCTGCCCCCGCCCGGCGAGGTCGACCCGAGCCGGATGCTGGCGGTGCTGGCCCGCTACCATCAGGAGCTGGGGCTCGCTCCGCCCCAGCCGCCGGCCTCCCCGCTCCCGCCCTTCGAGGAGCAGGTCGACGCCATCGCCGAGAGCGGGGCCCGGGTGTTCAGCTTCACGTTCGGGATCCCCCCCGCCGAGGTGCTCCAGCGGCTGAAGGCGCGCGGGATGGTGCTCGCCGGGACCGCCACGACGGTGCGGGAGGCGCGGTTGCTGGAAGCCGCGGGCGTGGACGTCGTGGTCGCGCAGGGCAGCGAGGCGGGTGGCCACCGGGGCACCTTCGCGGGGCCCTTCGAGGCGGCGCTGGTGGGCACCATGGCGCTGGTTCCCCAGGTGGTGGACGCCGTGCGCCTCCCGGTGGTGGCGAGCGGCGGCATCATGGATGGGAGGGGCATCGTCGCCGCGCGCGTGCTCGGGGCGGGTGGCGTGCAGCTGGGGACGGCCTTCCTGACGTGCCCCGAGTCGGGTATCGCCGCCGTGTACAAGGCCGCGCTCCGGGAGGCGCGGGACGACATGACGGTGGTGACGCGAGCCTTCTCCGGCCGTCCGGCCCGTGGGCTCGCCAATGCCTTCACGGAGGCGCTCGCGGACACGAAGGAGCTTCTTCCGTACCCGCTCCAACACGCGGCCACGACGCCGTTGCGAAGTGCGGCGGCGGCGCGGGGCGATTCCCGATTCATCGCGCTCTGGTCGGGTCAGGCGGCCGCGTTGTCTCGAGGGAAACCGGCGGCGGAGTTGATGCGGGAGCTCATCTCGGAGTCCGAGCAGCTGACCCTCCAGGTCACGGAGCGGTAG
- a CDS encoding tetratricopeptide repeat protein produces the protein MSRSTDEHEEPFELLGLLDESSGPARRISRQRSAELVQGALATFETQPAPKRRRWNARKGMWVTGACLALAGSAAAGIWQWRSSPPSEPAPRMALAPEEPAPARMEPTPTPVEPAPALVEPAAVVRPSPPAPRARARVAAAEPEDVLRQANERRAQGRWREAETLYLRVIQSSPGTTSAYVAHVASGVLRLEHLGDARGALRQFQQARRMQPGGSLSEEASQGVAAAWRALGDEAREARALEEFLAAHPDSLFAEQARRRLKELSSTAQ, from the coding sequence ATGAGTCGCTCGACCGATGAGCACGAGGAGCCGTTCGAGCTGCTCGGATTGTTGGACGAGAGCTCCGGGCCCGCCCGGCGCATCTCCCGGCAGCGGTCCGCCGAGCTCGTCCAGGGGGCACTCGCCACGTTCGAAACGCAACCGGCTCCGAAACGAAGACGGTGGAACGCCCGGAAGGGCATGTGGGTCACCGGGGCGTGCCTGGCCCTGGCGGGCTCGGCGGCGGCGGGTATCTGGCAATGGCGTTCGTCTCCCCCCTCGGAGCCCGCGCCGCGGATGGCCCTGGCGCCCGAGGAACCGGCACCCGCCCGGATGGAACCCACTCCCACGCCGGTGGAGCCCGCCCCCGCGCTGGTGGAGCCCGCCGCGGTAGTGCGTCCGTCCCCGCCGGCGCCCAGGGCCCGGGCCCGGGTCGCCGCCGCCGAGCCGGAGGACGTGTTGCGCCAGGCCAACGAACGGCGGGCCCAGGGCCGGTGGCGCGAGGCGGAGACGCTCTATCTGCGGGTCATCCAATCCTCTCCAGGCACGACGTCGGCGTACGTGGCGCACGTGGCGTCCGGGGTGCTGCGGCTGGAGCACCTGGGAGACGCGCGAGGCGCCCTGCGCCAGTTCCAGCAGGCGCGGCGGATGCAGCCGGGGGGCTCGTTGAGCGAGGAGGCGAGCCAGGGCGTGGCGGCGGCCTGGCGGGCGCTCGGAGACGAGGCGCGTGAAGCGCGGGCCCTGGAGGAGTTCCTCGCCGCGCACCCGGACTCCCTCTTCGCCGAGCAGGCCAGGCGCCGGTTGAAGGAGCTGTCCTCGACGGCCCAATGA
- a CDS encoding SEC-C domain-containing protein — translation MRAGDARALVRRLLEHTAELPEDLSSDIVSRGPEVVAPLVEILSDASLAEMRAPGEGFAPIHAARLLVRRRDLAAVPALVEQLMRSMPGEVFYDTLLSGLEELGPAVTPVALEALARARTPDERFGLLSLLSRGGVKDERIYAALLQQFEEDPVQGAMNLARYGDARTLEPLVRALDACSVAEDEEDLFAHQSVIELAMAIETLGGTLSGAQREKVERALRARRRLVAMFQSVLESLPPLPAPRRKDRPGRNEPCWCGSGVKYKKCHLSRDARGG, via the coding sequence ATGCGGGCCGGTGATGCTCGTGCGCTCGTGCGCCGGTTGCTGGAGCACACGGCGGAGCTCCCCGAGGACTTGAGCTCGGACATCGTTTCGCGAGGCCCCGAGGTGGTGGCGCCGCTGGTGGAAATCCTGAGCGACGCGTCACTGGCCGAGATGAGGGCTCCGGGAGAAGGCTTCGCGCCCATCCACGCGGCCAGGTTGCTGGTTCGCCGGAGGGACCTCGCGGCCGTGCCCGCCCTGGTGGAGCAACTCATGCGCTCCATGCCTGGGGAGGTGTTCTATGACACGCTCCTGTCCGGGTTGGAGGAGCTGGGGCCGGCGGTGACTCCCGTGGCCCTGGAGGCGCTCGCCCGTGCCCGGACCCCGGACGAGCGCTTCGGGCTGCTCTCCCTGTTGTCACGGGGCGGTGTGAAGGATGAACGCATCTACGCGGCGCTCCTCCAGCAGTTCGAGGAGGACCCCGTCCAGGGGGCGATGAACCTGGCGCGCTACGGCGACGCGCGGACGCTCGAGCCCCTGGTCCGGGCGTTGGATGCGTGCTCGGTGGCGGAGGACGAGGAGGATCTCTTCGCCCACCAGTCCGTCATCGAGCTGGCGATGGCCATCGAGACGCTCGGAGGGACGCTCAGCGGGGCGCAGCGGGAGAAGGTCGAACGGGCCCTGCGTGCACGTCGGCGGCTGGTGGCGATGTTCCAGAGCGTGCTGGAGTCGCTGCCTCCGCTCCCCGCGCCCCGGAGGAAGGATCGTCCCGGGCGCAACGAGCCCTGCTGGTGCGGCAGCGGGGTGAAGTACAAGAAGTGCCACCTGAGCCGTGACGCCCGCGGTGGGTAG